In the genome of Candidatus Falkowbacteria bacterium, the window CACTGTTTCGGTTGCGGCAAGGGCGGCGACCTGTTCACCTTTGTCATGGACATCGAGGGCCTGTCTTTCATCGAGACGCTGCGTCTGCTGGCGCCCAAGGCAGGCGTCGAGCTCAAGCAAGCCGACCCGAAGCTGGCTTCACAAAGAAGCCGCTCGCTCGACGCCATGGAACTCGCCACCAAATATTATCATCACATTCTCACCACCTCGAAGCAAGCCCAGCCGGCTCGCGATTATCTGGCCCAGCGCGGTCTGAGCGAAGAGACAATCAGCGAGTGGCGCATCGGCTACAGTCCGGACAGCTGGGATGACCTGGTTAATTTTCTAGGCAGCCGCGGTTTCACGCCAAACGAGATATTCGCAGCCGGACTAAGTACTAAGAAAGAAGGCGCTAATCGTTTCTATAACCGTTTTCGCGGACGCATCATGTTCCCGATCGCCGATGCCAACGGCGACGTCGTCGCTTTTACGGCCCGCGTCAGCCCGGAAAAAGAAGCGACCGAGAAGATGGGCAAATACATCAATAGCCCACAGACTTCGATATATGACAAGAGCAAAATACTTTTCGGGTTGAACCGGGCCAAGCAGGCAATCCGGCAGGAGAACGCGGCCGTCCTGGTCGAAGGGCAGATGGATGTCATTACCGCTCACCAGCATGGCTTCAAGAACGTGATCGCAACTTCGGGCACGGCCTTGACCGCCGATCAGCTGGACATGATTAAGCGCTACACGACCAACATTTCCTTGGCGCTCGACGCCGATTCCGCCGGGCAAGAAGCGATCCAGCGCGGAGAGCAGATGGCCCGCTCCATCGACTATCAAGAAATGGAGGCGGAAGACGCGCGCGGCCGCTTGCGCCGTTACGTCGATCCGGAACAGAGCTATACCTTCCATTTGAAAGTGGTTGAAATACCGAACGGCAAGGACCCGGACGATTGCATCCGCAACAATCCCGAAGAGTGGCGGCAAGCGGTCGCCTCCGGCAAGCAAGTGATGGAATTCTACTTCGACAAGGCGCTGGCTACGCTCGATGTCCGCAATATCGAGCATCGGCGGGCGGCCTTGAAAGTCCTCTTGCCCAAGCTCGTCGAGCTGGGCAGGGAAAACCGCAGTGAACAGGATTTCTGGCTCAAGCGCTTGTCGCAGCGGTTGGATATCTCCGAGACGGCCTTGCGCGAGGACTTGGCGGCCGCCGAGGCGCAGTTCCGCCCGCAGAACAACCCGAGACCGCGGCCAAAAGAGGCGGCACCGCTGGCCCCCAAGAGCCGAGGCGAGCAATTGTCCGAGCTGCTCCTGGCTTTGGCGTTGCGCCAGCCCAATTATTTCAGTTATTTGGCGAACAATCTGCAGCTCGATCAGGTCATCGGTTCGGCCAATCAGGGTCTTTACAAGGGGCTGATAATCTATTATAATAAAAACACTGAAACCTGGCTTTCGGGGACCTTGGCCGAAGACATCGGCGATGGCCAAAATAGGCCACAAAACGCCCCAGAAAGCAACCAATTCAGTTATCAAATCATTAGAGAGTGGCTAAACTTACCTGAAGCCGCTCATGCTTTGTTGGCTGACCAACCGGCAATCGATCGGATCAAGCGCAAGCTGGATGAATTGACGTTGCTGGGAGAAAAGGAATTTTTCCAGCTGGAGCTGGAAGAAGCGCGGGCCGAAATCATTCGCCTGACCGCCTGGCTCAAGAAGCAGTATTTACAATCACGGCTGAAGGACGTCAGCCAGCTGATCAAGCAGGTTGAGGCCGAGAACAACCTCAGTCGCCTACAACCCCTGCTCGAGGAGTTCAAGTTCCTGTCCGAAGAACTAAAGGAGTTTAATCATATTAATTAGCAAATCACGATAATGGCAAACAAAAAAGCCAAGCCAACTCCAAAAACTCAGAAGGCTGCTCCGGTGAAGAAGGCTGTGAAAAAGCCTGAGCCGAAGAAGCCGGTCAAGAAAGCGCCTGCTCCGGTGAAGAAGGCTGTGAAAAAGCCTGAGCCGAAGAAGCCGGTCAAGAAAGCGCCTGCTCCGGTGAAGAAGGCTGTGAAAAAGCCTGAGCCGAAGAAGCCGGCAGCCAAAGCGGCCAAGCCCGTCGAGGCCGAGATCATCATACCGGACGATGTCAAGGTCAAGAGCCTGATCGTCAAAGGACGTTCCCGCGGCTTCGTCACGGAAACGGAGATTTTGTTTGTCTTCCCTCAGGTCGAGGAATACCTCTTCGACTACGAGCTCATGCTCGAGGATTTGCAGAAGAACGGCATCCAGATCATCGAGGATTCGGGAGGATTTTTGGATTTCGAGCTGGACGAGAAGAAGAAGCAGCGCGTCGCCGAAATCACCGGCACCGCCAAAGACAAAAAGAAATTCGATATTTCCGAACTGTCTGCCGACTCGATCCAGATGTACTTGAAGGAAATCGGCAAAGTGCCGCTCTTGACCAACTCGGAAGAAATCGAGCTGGCTAAGCGCAAAGAGAAGGGCGATAAGGAGGCCGAGCGCCGCCTGATTGAAGCCAACCTGCGCTTGGTCGTATCTATCGCCAAGAAATT includes:
- a CDS encoding DNA primase, which gives rise to MNPSDEVKAKLDLVDVIRGYIDLKPAGVNFRANCPFHREKSPSFIVSPDKQIWHCFGCGKGGDLFTFVMDIEGLSFIETLRLLAPKAGVELKQADPKLASQRSRSLDAMELATKYYHHILTTSKQAQPARDYLAQRGLSEETISEWRIGYSPDSWDDLVNFLGSRGFTPNEIFAAGLSTKKEGANRFYNRFRGRIMFPIADANGDVVAFTARVSPEKEATEKMGKYINSPQTSIYDKSKILFGLNRAKQAIRQENAAVLVEGQMDVITAHQHGFKNVIATSGTALTADQLDMIKRYTTNISLALDADSAGQEAIQRGEQMARSIDYQEMEAEDARGRLRRYVDPEQSYTFHLKVVEIPNGKDPDDCIRNNPEEWRQAVASGKQVMEFYFDKALATLDVRNIEHRRAALKVLLPKLVELGRENRSEQDFWLKRLSQRLDISETALREDLAAAEAQFRPQNNPRPRPKEAAPLAPKSRGEQLSELLLALALRQPNYFSYLANNLQLDQVIGSANQGLYKGLIIYYNKNTETWLSGTLAEDIGDGQNRPQNAPESNQFSYQIIREWLNLPEAAHALLADQPAIDRIKRKLDELTLLGEKEFFQLELEEARAEIIRLTAWLKKQYLQSRLKDVSQLIKQVEAENNLSRLQPLLEEFKFLSEELKEFNHIN
- a CDS encoding sigma-70 family RNA polymerase sigma factor, yielding MANKKAKPTPKTQKAAPVKKAVKKPEPKKPVKKAPAPVKKAVKKPEPKKPVKKAPAPVKKAVKKPEPKKPAAKAAKPVEAEIIIPDDVKVKSLIVKGRSRGFVTETEILFVFPQVEEYLFDYELMLEDLQKNGIQIIEDSGGFLDFELDEKKKQRVAEITGTAKDKKKFDISELSADSIQMYLKEIGKVPLLTNSEEIELAKRKEKGDKEAERRLIEANLRLVVSIAKKFTGAKGLSLLDLIQEGNIGLFRAVEKFEYRKGYKFSTYATWWIRQAITRALADQSRTIRIPVHMVETINKFQQIQRQLIQDLGREPMPEEIASEMGEDIEKVRHVIKISQDTISLETSIGEDEEDSTLEDFIEDVKNVTPDRAAALQLLKDYVREVISHLSPREQKILEMRFGLVDGVAHTLEEVGREFDVTRERIRQIEAKALERIQKHEGIKKLRDY